In one window of Arachis ipaensis cultivar K30076 chromosome B06, Araip1.1, whole genome shotgun sequence DNA:
- the LOC107645442 gene encoding receptor protein kinase-like protein ZAR1, which translates to MLHITCMLLFFFLLCPHATLTLNSDGLSLLALKAAVDSDPTGALSAWSDTDPTPCRWPGVLCSPNNRVTQLSLPNKSLSGYLPSELASLTSLYRLSLPYNNFSRTIPSPLFTSLNKLLVLDLSHNQLTGPIPIQVRSLKWLRHFDLSSNSLNDSLPQELSELSSLVGTCNLSFNHFSGEIPPSLGKLPVIVSLDLRGNNLTGKIPQVGSLLNQGPTAFAGNPGLCGFPLQNSCPESQKPNILPADQPQNPKALRAGGAGSGSGAGEDAKAKERSGSVAVLVISGLSLVVGIVSLSLWVFRRRWNNDDGKMRSRKLNNEVIGGGDGGAIGGGEGQQGKFVVVDEGFNLELEDLLRASAYVVGKSRSGIVYKVVGVGKGGTCAPPPPATVVAVRRLSEGDATWRLKDFESEVEAIAKVRHPNVVPLRAYYFANDEKLLITDFIRNGSLHAALHGGSSNSVLTLSWTARLKIAQEAARGLMYIHEFGGRKYVHGNLKSTKILLDDDLCPYISGFGLTRLGLGTTKSSALAPKRQNSSGSSTMVSKAAASSNNYLAPEVRMAGGRFSQKCDVYSFGIILLELLTGKLPDFGPENDDMVLESFVRKAFREEQPLSEIIDPALLPEVYAKKQVVSAFHVALNCTELDPELRPRMKIVSESLDHIKIQ; encoded by the exons ATGCTTCACATCACTTGCATGttgctcttcttcttcctcctctgccCTCATGCCACACTCACACTCAACTCCGACGGCCTCTCCCTTCTGGCTCTCAAGGCTGCAGTCGACTCCGACCCCACCGGAGCCCTCTCCGCCTGGTCCGACACCGACCCAACCCCCTGCCGCTGGCCTGGCGTCCTCTGCTCCCCCAACAACCGCGTCACCCAACTCTCCCTCCCAAACAAGTCCCTATCCGGCTACCTCCCCTCAGAGCTCGCATCCCTAACCTCCCTCTACCGCCTCTCTCTTCCGTACAACAACTTCTCAAGAACCATCCCTTCTCCTCTCTTCACTTCCCTCAACAAACTCCTCGTCCTCGACCTCTCTCACAACCAACTCACGGGTCCCATTCCCATCCAAGTCCGATCCCTCAAATGGCTCCGCCATTTCGATCTATCCTCCAACTCCCTCAATGACTCTCTTCCCCAAGAGCTTTCCGAACTCTCTTCCCTCGTCGGTACCTGCAATCTTTCATTTAACCACTTCTCCGGCGAGATTCCCCCCTCGCTCGGCAAGCTTCCGGTCATTGTCAGCCTCGACCTCCGTGGCAACAACCTCACCGGAAAAATACCACAGGTTGGCTCCCTGCTCAACCAGGGTCCTACCGCGTTCGCCGGAAACCCTGGCCTCTGTGGTTTTCCTCTCCAGAACTCGTGCCCGGAGTCTCAGAAACCTAACATTTTACCCGCAGATCAGCCTCAGAACCCGAAGGCACTTCGTGCCGGTGGCGCTGGCAGTGGCAGCGGTGCCGGAGAAGACGCGAAGGCTAAGGAACGTAGCGGCTCCGTCGCGGTCCTCGTGATCTCGGGTCTCTCCCTGGTGGTCGGCATAGTTTCTCTCTCGCTGTGGGTTTTCCGGCGACGGTGGAACAACGACGACGGCAAAATGAGGAGCAGAAAATTGAACAATGAGGTTATCGGCGGTGGAGATGGAGGAGCAATAGGAGGAGGGGAGGGGCAACAAGGTAAATTCGTTGTGGTTGACGAAGGGTTTAACTTGGAACTCGAAGATTTGTTGAGAGCTTCTGCTTATGTCGTTGGGAAGAGTAGGAGCGGAATCGTGTACAAGGTCGTCGGAGTAGGGAAGGGTGGCACGTGTGCACCTCCGCCGCCGGCGACGGTTGTGGCGGTCCGGCGTCTCAGCGAGGGCGATGCCACGTGGCGGCTGAAGGATTTCGAGTCGGAGGTGGAGGCCATTGCGAAGGTTCGCCACCCAAATGTGGTTCCTTTAAGAGCTTATTACTTCGCAAATGATGAGAAGCTTCTCATCACGGATTTCATCCGCAATGGAAGCTTGCATGCGGCGTTGCACG GTGGATCTTCCAATTCAGTGCTGACATTATCATGGACAGCAAGGTTGAAAATTGCCCAAGAAGCAGCAAGGGGCTTGATGTACATCCATGAGTTTGGTGGCCGGAAATATGTTCATGGCAACCTAAAATCAACCAAAATCTTATTGGACGATGATCTCTGCCCTTACATATCAGGTTTCGGACTAACCCGTCTTGGTTTGGGTACCACAAAGTCATCTGCATTGGCACCAAAACGGCAGAATTCTAGTGGATCCTCTACAATGGTTTCAAAGGCTGCAGCTTCTTCTAATAACTACTTGGCGCCTGAGGTTCGCATGGCAGGTGGCAGATTCTCTCAGAAATGCGATGTGTACTCTTTTGGCATAATTCTATTAGAACTTTTGACTGGTAAACTCCCGGATTTCGGACCAGAAAATGATGACATGGTGCTGGAGAGTTTTGTGAGGAAAGCATTCAGAGAGGAGCAGCCATTGTCCGAGATCATAGACCCGGCTCTTTTGCCCGAGGTTTATGCCAAGAAACAAGTTGTTTCTGCATTTCATGTGGCTCTGAACTGCACTGAACTGGATCCGGAACTGCGTCCTAGGATGAAAATTGTGTCTGAGAGCCTTGATCACATCAAGATTCAGTGA
- the LOC107645444 gene encoding 2-carboxy-1,4-naphthoquinone phytyltransferase, chloroplastic-like isoform X2: MEPEPPSQVRLGTARGAEVVKVAVMALYALLIAFGLCKALPLASIEKSNVFMAKYFCVRLHALFGAALACGLVAVRVV; encoded by the exons ATGGAGCCCGAGCCACCGAGTCAG GTTAGACTAGGCACTGCAAGAGGCGCAGAGGTAGTGAAAGTGGCAGTCATGGCACTCTATGCTCTTTTGATTGCTTTCGGTCTGTGCAAGGCGCTTCCCCTAGCCAGTATT GAAAAAAGCAATGTCTTCATGGCAAAGTACTTCTGTGTGAGGTTACATGCTTTGTTTGGAGCAGCTCTGGCTTGTGGGTTGGTAGCGGTTAGAGTGGTTTAA
- the LOC107645444 gene encoding 2-carboxy-1,4-naphthoquinone phytyltransferase, chloroplastic-like isoform X1 yields the protein MEPEPPSQVRLGTARGAEVVKVAVMALYALLIAFGLCKALPLASIFLCALTLPIGNLVVRFVQENHKEKSNVFMAKYFCVRLHALFGAALACGLVAVRVV from the exons ATGGAGCCCGAGCCACCGAGTCAG GTTAGACTAGGCACTGCAAGAGGCGCAGAGGTAGTGAAAGTGGCAGTCATGGCACTCTATGCTCTTTTGATTGCTTTCGGTCTGTGCAAGGCGCTTCCCCTAGCCAGTATT TTCCTTTGTGCCTTGACCTTACCAATTGGAAACTTGGTAGTGAGATTTGTGCAAGAAAATCATAAG GAAAAAAGCAATGTCTTCATGGCAAAGTACTTCTGTGTGAGGTTACATGCTTTGTTTGGAGCAGCTCTGGCTTGTGGGTTGGTAGCGGTTAGAGTGGTTTAA
- the LOC107645443 gene encoding OTU domain-containing protein At3g57810-like, giving the protein MIVCSSSMSLYSINAVMLKGHAHQILMSSSICGVRPQETGTSNSCSFSLSPEKSQINHAAAQSISTTTLSSSTVMGKHNHYVISLACQSMNMRLLVSKPKALLPKVKSTMGSMTWPSGFLLEFLICNSNSKPTNSDECNESTIKFSHGKKVYTDYYVIGIPGDGRCLFRSVAHGACLRFGKLASSERLERQLADELRGQVADEFIKRREETEWFVEGDFETYVSQIRKPHVWGGEPELFIASHVLQVPITVYMYDEDAGGLIKIAEYGQEYGKENPITVLYHGYGHYDALEIPTTKGH; this is encoded by the exons ATGATTGTTTGCTCTTCATCAATGAGCTTATACTCAATAAATGCTGTTATGCTCAAAGGCCATGCTCATCAGATTCTTATGAGTAGCAGCATCTGTGGAGTTAGGCCTCAAGAAACAGGAACATCAAATTCATGTTCCTTCAGCTTGTCCCCTGAGAAATCACAGATAAACCATGCAGCTGCTCAGTCTATTTCCACAACAACATTGTCTAGTTCCACTGTCATGGGGAAACATAATCATTATGTGATTTCATTGGCATGCCAAAGTATGAACATGAGGCTTTTGGTATCTAAACCAAAAGCACTACTCCCTAAAGTTAAGAGTACTATGGGATCTATGACTTGGCCAAGTGGCTTTCTTCTTGAATTTCTTATATGCAATTCAAATTCTAAACCTACAAATTCTGATGAGTGCAATGAGTCAACTATCAAATTCTCACATGGCAAGAAAGTTTACACAGATTATTATGTTATAG GAATACCTGGAGATGGAAGGTGTCTGTTTCGTTCTGTTGCTCATGGAGCTTGTTTGAGATTTGGAAAACTGGCTTCCAGTGAAAGACTTGAGAGACAGCTAGCAGATGAGTTGCGGGGTCAG GTTGCTGATGAGTTTATCAAAAGAAGGGAAGAGACAGAATG GTTTGTAGAAGGAGATTTTGAAACATATGTTTCACAAATAAGGAAGCCTCATGTGTGGGGTGGTGAGCCTGAATTATTCATTGCTTCTCATGTTTTGca GGTGCCAATCACAGTGTACATGTATGATGAGGATGCAGGTGGATTGATAAAAATTGCCGAGTATGGACAAGAATATGGCAAGGAAAATCCAATTACAGTTCTTTACCATGGCTATGGTCATTATGACGCATTGGAAATTCCTACAACAAAGGGTCATTGA
- the LOC107646271 gene encoding uncharacterized protein LOC107646271: MNPFDACLESISSWFPSLLGRDYSVLFASEQIFPYNVPMRESSLWLHRLNGGLTATAQQQRRQLGSPTTPMCPSIFIELIPNDSAARKHVYSFDQTWVTHLYQKVTFFQEEARQRQSSILPESERPAVYSSVKSCALDHDAECVTEILVRGICRIPNLQQIYVDLLLSEYNPFKIVKDGKLVAYPWDMPPPYPTNSAILSSSASAYDPSKCGPLAEYLVKSWMPQYRGSKRKTCHVETGPSDVTEQFLLGYCRSHNFLLQEVCQPLCLNLLSEVSPVKIKDGNLVANATLEAPRLALENMSLQPVGVATGRVFALPEPALLLPAGTLNPNPPYKLKNEIKYNTYTTTNIFKTLN; this comes from the exons ATGAACCCTTTTGATGCGTGTCTCGAGTCAATTAGTTCGTGGTTCCCGAGTTTATTGGGCAGGGATTACTCTGTGCTCTTTGCCTCCGAACAG ATTTTTCCTTACAATGTACCAATGAGGGAATCCTCTTTATGGTTGCATCGATTGAATGGAGGCCTAACAGCAACAGCTCAACAACAACGACGCCAGTTAGGCTCTCCAACAACACCGATGTGCCCTAGCATTTTCATCG AACTGATACCTAATGATTCGGCTGCACGGAAACATGTCTACTCTTTTGACCAAACCTGGGTAACTCATCTTTACCAGAAGGTGACATTCTTTCAGGAGGAGGCTCGTCAGAGGCAATCATCCATCCTACCCGAATCCGAGCGACCTGCTGTATACTCATCGGTCAAATCTTGTGCTCTTGATCATGATGCAGAATGTGTCACTGAGATATTAGTTAGAGGGATTTGCAGGATACCCAACCTACAACAAATATACGTTGACCTCCTCCTCTCCGAGTACAATCCTTTCAAGATTGTCAAGGATGGAAAGCTGGTGGCTTACCCATGGGACATGCCTCCTCCTTATCCAACAAATTCCGCAATCCTCTCATCTTCT GCTTCAGCTTATGATCCGTCGAAATGTGGGCCTTTAGCTGAGTATCTTGTAAAATCCTGGATGCCTCAATATCGAGGGTCGAAGAGAAAAACCTGCCATGTTGAAACGGGTCCGAGTGATGTAACTGAACAATTTCTTTTAGGGTATTGTAGGTCTCATAACTTCCTGCTTCAAGAGGTATGTCAACCACTATGCTTGAACCTTCTGTCTGAGGTTAGCCCTGTCAAGATTAAGGATGGAAATCTTGTGGCCAATGCAACCTTAGAAGCACCACGTTTGGCATTGGAGAACATGAGCTTGCAGCCAgtaggggtggcaacggggcgggtttttgctctacccgaACCCGCCCTGCTTTTACCCGCAGGTACATTGAATCCTAACCCgccatataaattaaaaaatgaaattaaatacaATACATACACTACTACAAAtatatttaaaactttaaattaa